GTCGGCCGGGATCGCGAGCGCGGGCAGTGCGGTGTGCCGTTCGAACCCGGGGGCACCGTGGCGCGCGGAATCCGGGAGCACCACCCAGAACTGCAGCGCATCGAGGGGGACGGGCCCGTCGCCGATCGAGTACTCCGAGTGCGAGATCCCGTTCCCCGCGGTCATCAGGTTCAGCTGCCCACGGCGCAGGTCGGCGTCGCTGCCGAGCGAGTCGCGGTGGCGGATCTCTCCGACCAGCGGCCAGGTCACCGTCTGCAGTCCGATGTGCGGATGCGGTTCGACCCGCATCTTGGTGTCGGCGGGACCGAACCGGTCGAGGAAGCACCAGGCGCCGATCGTCGGCAGGTTGCGGTGCGGCAGTGCGCGCAGCACGTTCATGCCGCGTACCCCGCCGAGCGGCACTTCGCGGGGTTCGAGGATAAGGCGGCGCTGCCCGATCATTCCGCTCGGCCCGTCGGGTCCTCACCTGCGGATCCGGCGGGGGCGGACGGGGGCTTCGGCCAGCGGATCTCCGCGCCCGGCACCTCGTGGGTCTCGAGGTACTTCGCGATGTACGGGCACAGCGGCACGATCGCATCACCACGCTCCGCCGCATCCGCCAGAGCGGCCGATGCGAGCTTCCCCGCCAGTCCCTGTCCCTGGAATGCCGGGTCGATCTCGGTGTGGGTGAAGCGGATGGATCCGGGGCGCAGATCGAACGCCGCGAAGCCCGCGAGCACGTCGTCGGAGCGGAGCTCGTAGCGCGATTCTTCGTCGTTGCGGGTCACGGTGATCTCGGTCATCGGGTGCTCCTTCGAACGGGGTGCCTCCAACCTACGCCCGCCGGAAGCGCCTTGGTCGCTCCCGGGTGACGAGTCAGTGCGCCGTCTCCTCGACTGCTGCGGCGTGTGCGTCGTCGCGGCTCTTCTTCGGGAAGAGGAAGGTCAGGGCGAGGAAGGCGATCAGCATCAACGCGGGCACGATGAGCGTCTGCTGGTAGGCCTGCGAAGGGGTGCCGGATGCTGCGGCATCGAAGAAGACCGACGCGAAGATCGCCACACCGACCGCGCTCGCGATCGCCTGCACCGCGGTGAGGACGCCGGAGGCGGAACCGATCTCCTCATCTTTCACCGCCGCGAGGATCGTGCTGAACAGAGCCGCGATGATCGCGCCGCCGCCGACGCCGAAGAGGGCGATGCCGGGGGCGATGGTCCAGATGCTGAAGTCGCCCGGCTGCTGCAGCTCGAACCACAGCAGCCCCGCGCCCAGCAGCTGGGTGACGGCTCCCAGCTGCAGCACGGACCGCCCGATCTTCTCGGCCAGCCAGGCGCCGCTGATCGCGCCTCCGACCGCGGAGCCGATCGCGAGCGGCAGGTTGCTCAACCCCGCCTCGCCCGCACTGAAGCCGTTGCCGAGCTGCAGGAACAGCGTCAGCACGAGCTGCGTGCCCGTCAGGCTGCTGAAGAAGAGGGCGATGCCCACGAGTCCGAAGGTGTACGCGCGACGGGTGAACATGGTCGCCGTGACGAGGGGCACGCCCCCACGGGCGAGCAGCTGCCGCTGCTGCCAG
This DNA window, taken from Microbacterium maritypicum, encodes the following:
- a CDS encoding GNAT family N-acetyltransferase, translated to MTEITVTRNDEESRYELRSDDVLAGFAAFDLRPGSIRFTHTEIDPAFQGQGLAGKLASAALADAAERGDAIVPLCPYIAKYLETHEVPGAEIRWPKPPSAPAGSAGEDPTGRAE